The Glycine max cultivar Williams 82 chromosome 12, Glycine_max_v4.0, whole genome shotgun sequence genome window below encodes:
- the LOC100815220 gene encoding beta-1,6-galactosyltransferase GALT29A has translation MKRSLRPLFLLLLLIILFAAMLTSRDILRHGIPSIDLESRVPIRYLPLPQLNATLLRHAAAEIGEESISQEIQNLLNFRHWLHFRSLLQNWFRKRRFQPGIMSELTRSIKLPIDLHYKLQTNNKNKYSSCAVVGNSGILLDKNHGSKIDSHEVVIRLNNARVDSFETKVGRKTNISFMKGNILHLCARKRGCFCHPYGDSVPIVIYICEAVQLMDYTVCNASHKAPLLVTDPRFDVLCSRIAKYYSMKRFVEESGGVGEGLEKWGEAHEGGLFHYYSSGMQAVMLALGICDRVSIFGFGKTDSARHHYHTSQKEELHLHDFEAEYDFYRDLVDGDKPIPFLEESFKVPPVVFYQ, from the coding sequence ATGAAACGCTCCCTTCGCCCCCTATTCCTGCTCCTCCTCCTCATCATCCTCTTCGCCGCCATGCTCACCTCCCGCGACATCCTGCGCCATGGCATCCCCTCCATCGACCTCGAATCCCGCGTCCCAATCCGCTACCTTCCGCTGCCGCAGCTCAACGCCACGCTCCTCCGCCACGCCGCCGCCGAGATCGGCGAGGAGAGCATCAGCCAAGAGATCCAGAACCTCCTCAACTTCCGCCACTGGCTCCACTTCCGGAGTCTCCTCCAAAACTGGTTCCGGAAGCGCCGATTCCAACCCGGCATCATGTCCGAGCTGACTCGCTCAATTAAGCTCCCAATTGATTTACACTACAAACTACAAAccaataacaaaaacaaatactccTCTTGCGCCGTAGTTGGAAACAGCGGAATTTTACTTGACAAAAATCACGGCAGCAAAATTGATTCCCACGAGGTTGTTATAAGATTGAACAACGCTAGGGTTGATAGCTTCGAAACCAAGGTAGGGAGAAAAACCAACATTTCATTCATGAAAGGTAACATCTTACATTTGTGCGCCAGAAAAAGAGGGTGTTTTTGCCATCCTTACGGCGACAGCGTTCCGATAGTCATATACATTTGTGAAGCGGTGCAGTTAATGGACTACACTGTGTGCAATGCTTCTCACAAGGCTCCATTGCTGGTAACTGATCCTAGGTTCGACGTGCTGTGTTCGAGGATCGCCAAGTACTATTCCATGAAGAGGTTCGTGGAGGAGAGTGGTGGTGTGGGGGAGGGTTTGGAGAAGTGGGGTGAGGCTCATGAAGGTGGTCTTTTCCACTACTACTCTTCTGGGATGCAGGCTGTGATGTTGGCTTTGGGGATTTGTGATAGGGTTAGCATTTTTGGGTTTGGGAAAACAGATTCTGCTAGGCACCATTACCATACTAGCCAGAAGGAGGAGCTTCACTTGCATGATTTTGAGGCTGAGTATGATTTTTATAGGGACCTTGTGGATGGAGATAAGCCCATTCCCTTTCTTGAGGAGAGCTTTAAGGTTCCTCCTGTTGTCTTTTATCAGTGA